The following are from one region of the Littorina saxatilis isolate snail1 linkage group LG2, US_GU_Lsax_2.0, whole genome shotgun sequence genome:
- the LOC138958435 gene encoding RNA polymerase I-specific transcription initiation factor RRN3-like: protein MEKCPADQMPQLKLGVSTILKKHNQGPCREYDILLYILAQPDSETTELTRYLRQLRDCVSVVSKEHEQLVGIILNMNWLERDPALTNEYKPLLLNLVSAHPYYLRACVRMLIKKFFPHDISKHKRDGAGDSKGPPDRTTRKKDEAKFGHVHELLKAVAKIVPTTRTVAIQLMKETFPYHTRDVYTHETFTRNLLTVVHYMPDLRQEILELIVEKMLHLDVRAPRKDIVEAEDSSDEDNDDEEEDPTVFQMDGLEEEEEENDEVDGEGKSSTEEEMVSQTMNHEEAMRLDIMMDLTLDHIHKTCYQDGELNWEVTKQLYRELLSVFNKLILPTYASCHPQFLLFYICSFRKELLVGFLDFLWKKVTSPMNQTVFRQAASGYVGSFLARATYTHISTVKATVKMMADWLHEYLNQAGSDVLHADLAHHAPFYAVSQAVFYVFCFRNQQLLDGEKGYKWAESLNFQRLVSSKLNPLKICLPLVCTTFASITRMHQLALCDTIIQRNDRLRFTSSEPTLEAYFPFDPYVLKRSSRWMKSLYREYEGVLPEIKNDVEDDEDEDDFIADEDSMGVSLGSSAPGAGASKLDFMQYTISPGFKL, encoded by the exons ATGGAGAAATGTCCGGCAGATCAAATGCCTCAGCTGAAGTTGGGTGTCTCAACCATACTGAAAAAGCATAATCAG GGTCCCTGTCGAGAGTATGACATTCTGTTGTACATCCTGGCTCAACCAGACTCAGAG ACAACAGAGTTGACAAGATACTTGCGTCAGCTGAGAGACTGTGTCAGTGTAGTCAGCAAGGAACATGAACAACTTGTGGGAATTATTTTG aATATGAACTGGTTGGAGCGGGACCCAGCTTTGACCAATGAATACAAACCACTGCTTCTGAACCTTGTGTCTGCCCACCCTTACTATTTGAGGGCGTGTGTCCGTATGCTGATCAAGAAATTCTTTCCACATG ATATTTCCAAGCACAAGAGAGATGGTGCAGGCGACAGCAAGGGTCCTCCTGATAGAACAACCAGGAAAAAAGACGAAGCCAAGTTTGGTCATGTTCATGAGCTTTTGAAAGCTGTCGCAAAGATTGTCCCAAC AACAAGGACCGTGGCGATTCAACTAATGAAGGAGACGTTTCCTTATCACACTCGTGATGTCTATACACATGAGACGTTCACTCGCAACTTGCTGACCGTTGTCCATTACATGCCTGACCTTCGCCAAGAAATCCTGGAGCTCATTGTGGAGAAGATGCTGCATCTAGAT GTTCGAGCCCCGAGAAAAGACATTGTTGAGGCTGAGGACAGTAGCGATGAAGATAATGACGATGAGGAGGAAGATCCCACAGTCTTTCAAATG GATGGGttggaagaagaggaggaagagaatGATGAAGTGGATGGAGAGGGAAAATCCAGCACAGAAGAGGAGATGGTATCACAGACCATGAACCACGAAGAGGCCATGAGACTGGACATAATGATGGACCTAACTCTTGATCACATTCACAAGACTTGTTATCAAGATG GTGAACTAAACTGGGAAGTGACGAAGCAGCTGTACAGAGAACTGCTGTCAGTGTTCAACAAACTTATCTTACCCACCTATGCCTCATGTCATCCTCAGTTTCTCTTGTTCTACATATGCAGCTTCAGAAAG GAATTGTTGGTTGGGTTTTTGGACTTCTTGTGGAAGAAAGTGACCTCCCCCATGAACCAGACAGTATTCAGACAAGCAGCCTCTGGATACGTGGGTAGCTTTCTTGCCAGGGCTACCTACACGCATATCAG CACTGTGAAAGCAACAGTGAAAATGATGGCAGACTGGCTACATGAGTACCTCAACCAAGCTGGAAGTGACGTTCTCCACGCAGACTTGGCCCATCACGCACCGTTCTATGCCGTCTCACAGGCTGTGTTCTATGTCTTCTGTTTCCGCAATCAACAGCTCTTAGATGGAGAAAAAG GTTACAAGTGGGCCGAGTCCCTCAACTTTCAGCGCCTCGTCAGCAGCAAGTTAAACCCTCTCAAGATCTGCCTGCCTCTTGTCTGTACGACATTTGCATCCATCACGAG GATGCATCAGCTGGCCTTGTGCGACACAATCATACAGCGCAACGACCGTCTGAGGTTCACTTCATCAGAACCCACACTGGAAGCTTATTTTCCTTTTGATCCTTACGTTTTGAAGCG GTCCAGCaggtggatgaaatcactgtaCAGAGAGTATGAAGGTGTTCTCCCTGAGATCAAGAATGATGTTGAGGATGATGAG GATGAAGATGACTTTATAGCGGATGAGGACAGCATGGGCGTGAGCCTGGGGTCGTCTGCCCCTGGTGCTGGAGCTAGCAAGCTGGACTTCATGCAGTACACCATCTCACCTGGATTCAAACTGTGA
- the LOC138958439 gene encoding protein N-terminal asparagine amidohydrolase-like: MPLLIKGERVLTAPTSVKQFHQKYSSFKASSRQLTQQEVTEVGPVGLLYVGQREYGGTSPEDDVIKIIGSEDATTCHISVLRHTGSGATCVLHFDGCETQQGLNDMIQLVSELSENKPAGRLEMHLAGGFEDERKNSEEVSLDLFGCLVKCQAEIHLVTACIGEHNTVYKNRIPFPIIYGIAVEVETGRIFKATFPDKGPDLPLRSARHFTGGRNNLRVYNWRQKQMAIGPFTYEPLNDIDNWLTMPDHCYRKYMSTSPAQEPESFESSIRACLQHMKDHPEPMKTLFQGDTPRCYKKLPNGKWERV; this comes from the exons ATGCCACTCTTAATAAAAGGCGAGAGAGTTCTTACAGCACCAACGTCAGTGAAACAATTCCACCAGAAGTACAGTTCGTTTAAG GCTTCATCCCGCCAGCTGACACAACAAGAAGTCACTGAAGTGGGACCTGTAGGACTGCTGTATGTGGGGCAAAGAGAGTACGGAGGAACAAGCCCAGAGGATG ATGTCATCAAGATCATTGGTTCAGAAGATGCCACAACCTGTCACATTAGCGTTCTCAGACATACAG gatCTGGTGCGACATGTGTGCTACATTTTGATGGCTGTGAGACTCAACAAGGACTGAACGACATGATACAGCTGGTCAGTGAACTGTCGGAAAACAAGCCTGCAGGCAG actgGAAATGCATCTTGCTGGAGGGTTTGAAGATGAACGTAAAAACTCTGAAGAAGTTTCCCTTGATTTGTTTG GTTGCTTGGTGAAGTGTCAAGCAGAGATCCACCTGGTTACTGCTTGCATTGGAG AACACAACACAGTTTATAAAAACAGAATTCCTTTCCCCATCATATATGGCATTG CGGTGGAGGTTGAGACAGGGAGAATCTTCAAGGCCACTTTCCCTGACAAGGGTCCTGACCTTCCTCTGCGTTCAGCTCGTCACTTCACTGGAGGCAGAAAT AACTTACGCGTCTACAACTGGCGACAAAAGCAGATGGCCATCGGGCCATTTACTTATGAACCTCTGAACGACATTGACAATTGGCTTACAATGCCTGACCACTGCTACAGAAAG TACATGTCAACCTCTCCAGCACAGGAGCCCGAGTCGTTTGAGAGCAGCATCAGGGCTTGCCTCCAGCACATGAAGGACCACCCAGAACCCATGAAGACACTCTTCCAGGGAGATACGCCTCGCTGCTACAAAAAACTACCCAATGGAAAATGGGAAAGGGTGTAG